In the Bacillus sp. FJAT-42376 genome, ATAGCGTTCTTTCATTCCAGTTATATGAATGGATGGAAGGATGACAAAATATTCGTCATCATAGACAATGGAATAAGTGCATTCATAATTGGACAGCAAAAGCTCATGAATCTTCTCCCCCGGTCTAACTCCTGTTGTTTCAATGCGGATATTTTTCTCTCCGGAATCTTCAATTAAGACTTCAGCAAGATCCAGTATCCGGCAGGTCGGCATTTTCATCACAAAAATTTCCCCGCCTATGCTTTCTTTAACTGCTTTAAACACAAGCGCAATGGCATCCTGAAGGGTAAGGAAAAATCTCGTCATTTTCAGATCGGTTATTCCTACCTTCTTGGATTCTGCAATCTGCTTTTTGAATACATGAATCACACTGCCGTTTGTCCCAAGGACATTTCCGCCGCGGATGCACACAAATTTCGTCTTGCTTTCCAGCGTGTTGGCGTTAATAATCAGGCGCTCTCCCATCGCTTTGGAAAATCCGTAAAAATTGGAAGGATCAGATGCTTTATCCGTTGAAATGTAGACAACAGACCGGACTTCATTGGCAATCGCTGCTTCAATGACATTCTGAGTTCCATGAACATTGGTTTTCAGTGCTTCAAGCGGCTGCGCTTCACAAATCGGGACATGCTTTAAAGCCGCTAAATGAAAAATATAATCTGTATTTTTGGCAGCATGGGCAATGGCTTCTTTATCCCGGATGTCTCCAATTACGAAGGAAATATTGGAATGCCCTTTAAATTCCTGGCCCATTGTAAACTGACTCGATTCGTTTCTGGAAAAAATCCGGATTTCCTTCGGATTGAACTCAAGCAGCTGCCTGACTAGTTCATATCCCCACGAGCCTGTACCGCCTGTCACTAAAATGGTTTGGTTATTAAACACAAGATTTTCCTCCCAATATGATTTTTACAACCGTATCTGATACGTTCTCACGGAGATATTCTTCAGGTATCATCCACTTATTCGGCAAATTCATCATGACTTCTACAGAAAAGGTAATGCTCTTTGCATCAATTCCCGACAGCATATTGCTCCCGCATGCTACGGTTTCCGGTCTTTCTGTTGTATCCCTGATCGTTACTGCCGGGACATGGAATAAACAGCACTCCTCCTGAACTGTGCCGCTATCCGTTAATACACATGCGGCATGCTTTTCTAATTGAACAAAGTCAAAGAAGGAAAAAGGCTTGTAGAATTCAACGAGGGGGTGCAGATCGAGACTGGTTTGTTTCAGACGGGTCTCTGTACGGGGATGGATACTGCAAATGACTCTTACATTTAATTTTTCTGCCGTCTCATTTAACCCTTTAAAAATTTCCATTAGCCGTTCCGGCCGGTCGACATTTTCTGAGCGGTGGATGGTGGCCAAAAGATAATTTTTTTTCTGCAAGTTTAATTGATTTAATATCGGACTCTTTATAATCTCTTCCTTATAATGATCCAGCACTTCTTTAATGGGGTTTCCCGTGACATGGATTTTTCCGGGATGAAGCCCTTCCCGGAGCAAATTCTCCCTGCTTTGTTCTGTATAAGGGAGATTAATGCTGGATATGGAATCAATCACTTTCCTGTTCTTTTCCTCTGGTACCTTCAAGTCGAAGCAGCGGTTGCCTGCTTCCATGTGGAACACCGGTATTCCCATCCTCTCTGCTAAAATAGCAGACAATCCGCTGTTCGTGTCACCCAGGATGAGAATTCGATCCGGTTTTTCTTTTAAAAAGATTGCCTCAAGGCCTTTAAACATTTCAGATAATTGTTCCCCAACTGTAAGCTGCTGATTAAATAATTGATAATCCGGGGTACGCACCTGAAGCGTTTTAAAAAAAACCCCGCTTAATTCCTCTGTAAAATTCTGGCCGGTATGAACGACAGTATGCTTTTTGGCTAGCCTATCCAATTTCGAAATGATCCGGCTTAGGCGGATGATTTCTGGTCTGGTGCCTAGAATTGTTACGACTTTCACTTTCAATAGCCTCCTAGTCTGTATTAATTCCGCGCGTGTACTCTCCTCCTTGTGCATTCCTTCTAAGATATGCTTGATGAATCGGCCATGCATAGGCAAGTCTATCGATAAGTGAAACATTTTTCTAAATGGATGGTAGGATGGACTTCATGATTGCCGGGGTGAACAGGGCGCTGAATATATTTTAAAAAGTTTACTAAACAATCAATTTCTACTCATAGCGAGCTTTAATAGTAGAAAATCACTAAGCTGTACAACGTATAAAAGGTCATTTCCCTTTATATGTAAAATAACAGCAAATAAGGCAAAAGCTTCAGCGCTCATGCCGTATCTGGTTAATTCTAAACAATGTGTGTATTACAAGTTTACTCGAACTCATACGAGGATGATTTATACAGTACGATTAGAAAATACTTACTAAAATGGATCTAGTGACTAGCCAGTCTAGTTCTGTCACAGTACAATTAGTCTCTTGCTAATACTGGATTCGAACAAAGTGACACCAGCAAGGGGCCCATAATTTGAAGGCCCCTTACTTCACTATCATAATAATCC is a window encoding:
- a CDS encoding polysaccharide biosynthesis protein: MFNNQTILVTGGTGSWGYELVRQLLEFNPKEIRIFSRNESSQFTMGQEFKGHSNISFVIGDIRDKEAIAHAAKNTDYIFHLAALKHVPICEAQPLEALKTNVHGTQNVIEAAIANEVRSVVYISTDKASDPSNFYGFSKAMGERLIINANTLESKTKFVCIRGGNVLGTNGSVIHVFKKQIAESKKVGITDLKMTRFFLTLQDAIALVFKAVKESIGGEIFVMKMPTCRILDLAEVLIEDSGEKNIRIETTGVRPGEKIHELLLSNYECTYSIVYDDEYFVILPSIHITGMKERYEGFEPVKLENYDSSDGLMTKKEINAMLKRGGFL
- the wecB gene encoding UDP-N-acetylglucosamine 2-epimerase (non-hydrolyzing), translating into MKVVTILGTRPEIIRLSRIISKLDRLAKKHTVVHTGQNFTEELSGVFFKTLQVRTPDYQLFNQQLTVGEQLSEMFKGLEAIFLKEKPDRILILGDTNSGLSAILAERMGIPVFHMEAGNRCFDLKVPEEKNRKVIDSISSINLPYTEQSRENLLREGLHPGKIHVTGNPIKEVLDHYKEEIIKSPILNQLNLQKKNYLLATIHRSENVDRPERLMEIFKGLNETAEKLNVRVICSIHPRTETRLKQTSLDLHPLVEFYKPFSFFDFVQLEKHAACVLTDSGTVQEECCLFHVPAVTIRDTTERPETVACGSNMLSGIDAKSITFSVEVMMNLPNKWMIPEEYLRENVSDTVVKIILGGKSCV